In one Balaenoptera musculus isolate JJ_BM4_2016_0621 chromosome 2, mBalMus1.pri.v3, whole genome shotgun sequence genomic region, the following are encoded:
- the SLC8A3 gene encoding sodium/calcium exchanger 3 isoform X3, protein MERGLSALLLSPEVTDRKLTVEEEEAKRIAEMGKPILGEHPKLEVIIEESYEFKTTVDKLIRKTNLALVVGTHSWRDQFMEAITVSAAGDEDEDESGEERLPSCFDYVMHFLTVFWKVLFACVPPTEYCHGWACFVISILIIGMLTAVIGDLASHFGCTIGLKDSVTAVVFVAFGTSVPDTFASKAAAIQDVYADASIGNVTGSNAVNVFLGIGLAWTVAAIYWALQGQEFHVSEGTLAFSVTLFTIFAFVCISVLLYRRRPHLGGELGGPRGCKLATTWLFVSLWLLYILFATLEAYCYIKGF, encoded by the exons AGGTGACAGACAGGAAGCTGactgtggaggaagaggaagccaaGAGGATAGCAGAAATGGGAAAGCCAATATTGGGTGAACACCCCAAACTAGAGGTCATCATTGAAGAGTCCTATGAGTTCAAG ACTACCGTGGACAAGCTGATCAGGAAGACAAACCTGGCCTTGGTTGTGGGGACCCATTCCTGGAGGGACCAGTTCATGGAGGCCATCACTGTCAGTGCAG CCGGGGACGAGGATGAGGATGAGTCAGGTGAGGAGAGGCTGCCCTCCTGCTTTGACTACGTCATGCACTTCCTAACGGTCTTCTGGAAGGTGCTGTTTGCCTGCGTGCCCCCCACAGAGTATTGCCATGGCTGGGCCTGCTTCGTCATCTCCATTCTCATCATCGGCATGCTCACAGCCGTCATCGGGGACCTGGCCTCCCACTTCGGCTGCACCATTGGCCTCAAGGACTCGGTCACGGCTGTTGTTTTTGTGGCGTTTGGCACCTCTGTGCCAG ATACGTTTGCCAGCAAAGCAGCCGCCATCCAGGACGTGTACGCAGATGCCTCCATTGGCAATGTCACGGGCAGCAACGCCGTCAACGTGTTCCTGGGCATTGGCCTGGCCTGGACCGTGGCCGCCATCTACTGGGCCCTGCAGGGACAGGAGTTCCACGTGTCAGAGGGCACGCTGGCCTTCTCTGTCACCCTCTTCACCATCTTTGCGTTTGTGTGCATCAGCGTGCTCTTGTACCGCCGGCGGCCCCACCTGGGCGGGGAGCTGGGCGGCCCTCGTGGCTGCAAGCTGGCCACGACTTGGCTCTTTGTGAGCCTGTGGCTTCTCTACATACTCTTTGCCACGCTGGAAGCCTACTGCTACATCAAGGGGTTCTGA